The sequence GGTGGGTAGCCGGGACGGGATCAACGAGATCCTGCGCCGGTCGCTTCCCCTCATCCTGTGCGGGGTCGGGTTGACCCTGGCGTTCCGCGCCCAGTTCTGGAACATCGGCGCCGAGGGGCAGCTCCTCGCCGGGGCGGTGGCGGCGACCGGGGTCGCCCTGTTCGCCCCGATCCCTGGGCGGTGGCTGCTGCCCACCATGTTCGCGGCCGGGTTCCTTGCCGGGGGGATATGGGGGATCGTGCCCGCCCTCCTGCGGGCCAAGCTCCGCGTCAACGAAGTGATCTCCACCCTGATGATGAACTACATCATGATCTACATCGTGGAGTGGCTGATCCACGGGCCGTGGAAAGGGGCCACCATGCGGGGATTTGCGTACTCCGACTTCTTTCCCGCCGCCGCGCGCCTCCCGTGGATCCCGGGGAGCCGCGTCCACTGGCCAACGCTGGTGATCGGCGTGGCCGCGGCAGTGGCGGTGGCGCTGATCCTGGCGCGGACGCGCCTCGGATACGAGATCCGGGTGGTGGGCCAGAGCACCGACGCCGCCCGGTATGCGGGCATTGACCTCCTGCGGGTGATCGCGTGGGTGATGTTCCTGTCCGGGGGCCTGGCGGCGCTGGCTGGGGTAGGGGAGGTGGCCGGGGTCCACTTCCGCCTGCGCAGCCCGACCCACATCTCCATGGGCTACGGGTACACCGCGATCATCGTCGCGTGGCTGGCTCGGGGGAGCCCCTTGGCCGCGGTGTTCACCGCGCTCCTCTTCGGCCTCATCTTCGCGGCCGGGGACGTGATCAAGGTGGCCCTCATGATGCCGTTCCAGATCACGGGCGTGTTCAACGGGCTCATCCTGTTTTTCTTGATCGGAAGTGAAATGCTGATGTACTGGCGGGTGCGGCTCGCCCCGAAGGGGGAACGGTGGACTGGCAGAGCTGGCTCATCGGAACGGTAAGCCGGGCGCTGGCGTTTGGGACGCCCCTCCTGTGGGGAACGCTTGGGGAGATCTACACCGAGCGGGCCGGGGTGGTAAACCTCGGCGTGGAGGGGATGATGATCCTCGGGGCGTTCTCCGCGTTCGCCGTGGCCCAGACCACCGGCCATCCCGGGCTGGGGGTGCTGATCGCGGCGGTGGTGGGCGGTGCGGCGGCCATCCTCCACGCGTTCCTCACCGTGACCCTGCGCGCCAACCAGTACGTGTCCGGGCTGGCCCTGAGCCTGTTTGGCCTTGGGCTGGCCGGCCTCCTCGGCCGGGGGTGGGAGGGGATCCCGCTTCGCCAGCCCCTCCCCAACGTGACCATCCCCGGGCTTTCCGGGATCCCCGTGCTCGGGCCGATGCTGTTCCAGGGGCAGAGCGTGCTTACCTATGCCGGGCTCTTCTTGGCCGTGGTGTTGTGGGTTCTCCTCTACCGCACCCGGTGGGGGATCAGCGTGCGGTCGGTGGGGGAGTCACCGTCCACCGCGGACGCACTGGGGGTCAACGTGTTCCTGGTGCGCTACCTGTGTGTAGGCTTCGGTGGGCTCCTCGCCGGGGTGGCCGGGGGGTTTCTCTCGGTGGCGTACCGGCCGGCGTGGACGGAGGGGATGACCGCAGGGATGGGCTGGATCGTGATCGCCCTCACCATCTTCGCCGCCTGGGATCCCCTTCAGGCGGTGTGGGGGGCGTTCTTGTTCGGGGGCCTCTACCACCTCTCGTTCCGGCTGCAGGAGTTCGTGGCCCCCGAGCTCCTCAAGCTCATGCCCTACGCGTTCGCTATACTGGTGTTGGCCCTTACTGGGGTCGGTAAGGCTCGCCGGCGGTGGGGTGCCCCCGGCGCGTTGGGGTTGCCCTACACCCGCGGCGAGCGGTAAGGGGGTGAGAGCAGGCGGCAGATGGTTCGGGGTGCAATCGGTGATCCATTCTCGCAAGGAGGTGTGCGCATGAGGCTAGTGCGGCTGGTGGCGGCGGTGATGGTGGCGACGGTGCTCCTGGGCTCGGTGGGCCTTGCCCAGGCGAAGCTCAAGGTGGGGTTCATCTACGTGGGCCCCATCGGCGACTACGGGTGGAGCCACGCCCACAACCTGGGGCGCCTGATCGTCGAGCGGGAACTTGGGGTGGAGACGGTGTACGTGGAGTCCGTGCCCGAAGGGGAGGTGGAGACGTACATCGACCAGCTGGTCCGTCAGGGGTGCAACGTCATTTTCACCACCAGCTTCGGGTTTATGGACGGGACGCTGGCGGCGGCCGAACGGTATCCGAACGTGATCTTTGCCCACTGCTCTGGGTTCAAGCGGGCCCCGAACCTGGCCACGTACATGGCCGACTTCTACCAGGTGTACTACCTGAACGGCCTCATGGCCGGGGCCCTCACCAAGACCGGCAAGGTCGGGTACGTGGGGGCGTTCCCGATCCCTGAGGTGAAGCGGCACATCAACGCGTTCACGATCGGGGTGCGCGAGGTGAACCCGAGCGCCACGGTGCACGTGCGCTGGATCTACGAGTGGTTCAACCCGGCCGCGGCCAAGGAGGCCACCGAGGCGTTGATCGCCGAGGGGTGCGATGTGTTCGCGTTCACCGAGGACTCCCCGACCGTGGTCCAGGTGGCGGCGGAGAAGGGGCTCCCGTCCTTCGGCCACTATTCCCCGATGTACGACTTCGCCCCGAACCACGTGGTGTCCGGGCAGATCGTGCACTGGGAGAAGATCTACCTCGACTTCCTCGGCAAGGTGAGGGCCGGGGCGTACACGGCGGAGAACCTGGCCACCGTGGACTACTGGTGGCTCCTCTCCCAAGGCGCGGTGGAGGTAGGGGCAAAGCCGGGGATGCTCATCAGCCCGAGGTTCGAGGACGCGCTCAAGGCGGTGGCGGTGACCGACCCGCTCCTGGGGAAGATCTCCGTGTACGACCTGGTGATCGCTCGACTCGAGCAGATGGGCGATCCGGGGGTCACGTACGATCCGTTCCAGGGCCCGGTGTACGACCGCAAGGGCGAGCTGCGGGTCCCGGAGGGGATGTGGCTCTCCTACGACGCCCTGATCACCATGGAGTGGGCGGTGGAGGGCGTGGTCGGCCCGTGGCCGGGGGAACCGTAGACCCCCACGACAAGGGGGGCCGCCATCGCGCGGCCCCCCTGCCCACCCCAGAAGTGGTGCGGCTTCTTGGGGACCGGGCTGAACCCGTAAACTACGGACATGGCGTTGATCATTGAGCGGGCGAGGATCGCGGACTTCTTCGGGACCTTCCACGAGTCGGGGTACGTGCTGATCGACGGCGGGCGGATCGAGGCGGTGGGCCCGGACCCGGCCCCGGACGCCCCCGGGGCCCAGCGGATCGACGCCGGAGGCCGCCTCCTCACCCCCGGGCTCGTCAATGCCCACGCCCATCTGTACTCGTCCCTGGCCCGGGGGATGCCCCTCCCCGGGTTTGCCCCGAAGGGCTTCCGCCAGATCCTCGAGCAGCTCTGGTGGCGGGTGGACCGGGCCCTCGACCTGGACGGGGTGTACCACTCGGCCCTGGTCGGAGCGCTCCAGCACCTCAAGGCCGGGGTCACGGCGTTCTTCGACCATCACGCTTCCCCGACAGCGATCGCTGGGTCGCTCTCCCAGATCCGGCGGGCGGTGGCGGAGGTGGGCCTGCGCGCGGACCTCTGCTACGAGGTCACCGACCGCGGGGGGCCGGCGGAGCGGGACGCCGGGATCGCCGAGAACGTGCGGTTCGCCCAAGAAGAAGCCGGGGGCGGCCGGTTCGCCGCCCACATGGGCCTTCACGCCTCGTTCACCCTGTCCGACGAGACGCTCGCCAAGGTGGTTTCCGCTGCCGAGCCGCAGAAGCTCCCGTTCCACCTCCACCTCGCCGAGGGGAAAGAGGACCCGGTGGACGCCCTCCAAAAGTACGGGATGCGCACCGCGGAGCGGCTGGACCAGTTCGGGATCTTCACCCCGAGGACCATCCTCGCCCACGGGATCCAGCTCGCCCAGGCCGAGCTCGACCTCCTCGCCGGGCGGCCGGCGAACGTGATCCACAACCCCCGGTCGAACATGAACAACGCCGTGGGCGCGGCCCAGGTGACGGCGATGCTCGCCCGCGGGATCAAGGTGGGGATCGGTACGGACGGGTTCGGATGCGACATGGTCGGCGAGCTCCTCACCGCCCGCCTCCTCGCCCACCACGCAAGCGGCGATCCCACCGCGCTCGGGGACTCGGCCCTGCTTTCCTTGCTCCGTCACAACTATGCCCTTGCGGAAGCGTCGTTTGGCGTGCCCATGGGGCGGCTGAGCGCCGGGTGCGCGGCCGACCTCGTGGTGTGGAACTACGAGCCGCCAACCCCGCTTGTGCCGGAGAACCTCCTTGCGCACCTCCTGTTCGCCTCCGTCTCCGAGGGGCTCCGGCCCCGGGTGGTGATCGTGGCCGGGGAGATGCGGTTCGCGGAGGGCAAGGTCCAGGGCGTGGACGAACGGGCGGCCCTCGCCCGGGCCCGCGAGGTCGCCCAGAAGCTGTGGGCCAAGTTGTAGGACCGGACGTGGGACAACGAGGCCCGGCCAACGTCGGGGACAAGCCCCGACGCTACAGTGGGTGGAATGAAGGGGATTGGGGTGGTGATCCCAACGTATACGTGTAGCGTCGCACTTCATCTGCGGCGTCCCGCGTTGGAGCGTGCCTGCGACGCCATGGGAGATAGGCGATGCCGGACAAGATGAGGGTGCAGCCGTTCGACGTCCTCCTCGATTGGATGCTCGGGGAGCTTGAGCACAGCGGCTCCATCTTCGGCATCCACCGGTCTCTTTTCTACGTGCCCCGGAAGGACGCCCCGTACGCGAGCGAGGTGTTCGGCCACCGCCTCGGGACCCCCATCGGCCCCGCGGCCGGGCCCCACACCCAAGCATCCCAGAACATCGTCTCGGCCTGGCTCTGCGGGGCCCGGTTCATCGAGCTCAAGACGGTCCAAGTTTTGGACGAGCTTGCGATCCCCCGGCCGTGCATCGACATGGAAGACGAGGGGTACAACGTGGAGTGGTCCCAGGAGCTCAAGCTCGAGGAGTCCGCCCGCGAGTACATCCACGCCTGGGCCCTGATCCACGTCCTGCGCTCACGCCTCGGGTTCGATGACGTGCCGCTCGGCACAATCTTCAACATGAGCGTCGGCTACAACCTCGCGGGGATCCAGAGCCCGCCCATGACCCGGTTTATGGATCGGCTGCAGGACGCGTCCGGGGGGATCGCGGAGATCCAGGACACCTTGCGCCGGCGGTTCCCCCAGTTCGCCGACGTCGAGATCCCCTCCCGGATCACGGACAACGTCACCCTGTCCACCATGCACGGGTGCCCCTCGGACGAGATCGAGCGGATCGCGCGTTTCCTCCTCGAAGAGCGCGGGTTGCACACGTTCGTCAAGCTCAACCCGACCCTGTTGGGCAAGGACGAGGTGATGCGCATCCTCCACGACCGCCTCGGCTACCGCGAGATCGACATCCCCGACCGGGTGTTCGCGCACGACCTGGAGTACCCCCGGGCGGTGGCGTTGATCAGGACCCTTCAGAAGGTAGCTTCCGCGCGTGGACTCTCGTTCGGCGTGAAGCTCAGCAACACCCTGGCCATGGCCAACCACAAGGGGGTTCTCCCCGGGGACGAGATGTACATGTCCGGCCGCGCCCTCTATCCCATCACCATGAACCTGTTCCGGAAGCTGGTCCAGGACTTCGACGGGGATCTCGCCGTGTCCTACTCCGCCGGCGCCGACGCCCACAACCTCACGACGATCCTCGCCTGCGGGGCCCGGCCCGTCACCGCCGTCTCCGACATCCTCAAGCCCGGCGGCTACGCCCGGTTCCTGCAGTGGCTCGAGGTCCTCGAAGCGGAGATGCGCGCCCGGGGCGTGGGGAGCCTGGACGAACTTGCCAAAGATAGGCTTGCCAACCTGGACCGGGCCGCCGCCGATGCGCTTACGAACCCGCGCTACAAGAAGGGCTACTTCCCGTATGGGCTCCCCAAGGTCGAATCGGGGCTGGATCTGTTCGACTGCATCGCCGCCCCGTGCGTGGAGAAGTGCGCCGTCCGCCAGGACGTGCCCGAGTAC comes from Candidatus Acetothermia bacterium and encodes:
- a CDS encoding ABC transporter permease, with amino-acid sequence MRRVGPLLVERRITPPRSAVIGVSALAVVIALLVAAIIFWGYGVSPWQAYAAIARGTVGSRDGINEILRRSLPLILCGVGLTLAFRAQFWNIGAEGQLLAGAVAATGVALFAPIPGRWLLPTMFAAGFLAGGIWGIVPALLRAKLRVNEVISTLMMNYIMIYIVEWLIHGPWKGATMRGFAYSDFFPAAARLPWIPGSRVHWPTLVIGVAAAVAVALILARTRLGYEIRVVGQSTDAARYAGIDLLRVIAWVMFLSGGLAALAGVGEVAGVHFRLRSPTHISMGYGYTAIIVAWLARGSPLAAVFTALLFGLIFAAGDVIKVALMMPFQITGVFNGLILFFLIGSEMLMYWRVRLAPKGERWTGRAGSSER
- a CDS encoding ABC transporter permease; protein product: MDWQSWLIGTVSRALAFGTPLLWGTLGEIYTERAGVVNLGVEGMMILGAFSAFAVAQTTGHPGLGVLIAAVVGGAAAILHAFLTVTLRANQYVSGLALSLFGLGLAGLLGRGWEGIPLRQPLPNVTIPGLSGIPVLGPMLFQGQSVLTYAGLFLAVVLWVLLYRTRWGISVRSVGESPSTADALGVNVFLVRYLCVGFGGLLAGVAGGFLSVAYRPAWTEGMTAGMGWIVIALTIFAAWDPLQAVWGAFLFGGLYHLSFRLQEFVAPELLKLMPYAFAILVLALTGVGKARRRWGAPGALGLPYTRGER
- a CDS encoding BMP family ABC transporter substrate-binding protein; this translates as MVATVLLGSVGLAQAKLKVGFIYVGPIGDYGWSHAHNLGRLIVERELGVETVYVESVPEGEVETYIDQLVRQGCNVIFTTSFGFMDGTLAAAERYPNVIFAHCSGFKRAPNLATYMADFYQVYYLNGLMAGALTKTGKVGYVGAFPIPEVKRHINAFTIGVREVNPSATVHVRWIYEWFNPAAAKEATEALIAEGCDVFAFTEDSPTVVQVAAEKGLPSFGHYSPMYDFAPNHVVSGQIVHWEKIYLDFLGKVRAGAYTAENLATVDYWWLLSQGAVEVGAKPGMLISPRFEDALKAVAVTDPLLGKISVYDLVIARLEQMGDPGVTYDPFQGPVYDRKGELRVPEGMWLSYDALITMEWAVEGVVGPWPGEP
- the ssnA gene encoding putative aminohydrolase SsnA, giving the protein MALIIERARIADFFGTFHESGYVLIDGGRIEAVGPDPAPDAPGAQRIDAGGRLLTPGLVNAHAHLYSSLARGMPLPGFAPKGFRQILEQLWWRVDRALDLDGVYHSALVGALQHLKAGVTAFFDHHASPTAIAGSLSQIRRAVAEVGLRADLCYEVTDRGGPAERDAGIAENVRFAQEEAGGGRFAAHMGLHASFTLSDETLAKVVSAAEPQKLPFHLHLAEGKEDPVDALQKYGMRTAERLDQFGIFTPRTILAHGIQLAQAELDLLAGRPANVIHNPRSNMNNAVGAAQVTAMLARGIKVGIGTDGFGCDMVGELLTARLLAHHASGDPTALGDSALLSLLRHNYALAEASFGVPMGRLSAGCAADLVVWNYEPPTPLVPENLLAHLLFASVSEGLRPRVVIVAGEMRFAEGKVQGVDERAALARAREVAQKLWAKL